The following is a genomic window from Maniola hyperantus chromosome 15, iAphHyp1.2, whole genome shotgun sequence.
gccttcgtgggtgCACTAACGATACTCTCGCATtacgagagacaacacaaaCTACCCTCAACAATAACTATAGCAACCGTCATTTATGAGTCACAACAACAACGTCTCCATTACGACACGCATTGAGAAGTGCACacggcaagagccacacgattAATGAATCACTACGAACAGCGTGTCTGATTTTATAGTCTCACTACTACGTAGTAGTAGTTCCAACTTCTTTGAGTCTCACAACGACGGTGGGGTgatgacgtgatgttcaatgagcatCACGCAATCTGTTTACAACTAAAGACGGCACTGCTGGGATAGCAGTTTAGTCATTTCAATGTTGATATTCCTGACTCTCCGTCATAATTTCTATCTTAACTTCTGATGCACCTacataatattcaaaataaGAGTATGTTAAACTTCCAGGTATTCGACTGGAGCCAGTCCACTCGGGACATGATCTTGTCTTCGTTCTTCTGGGGCTACATCGTGCTGCAGATTCCTGCTGGGATGTTCGTCGGCCGCTTCGGAGGCCGCCTCATCATCCTGGTGTCCATGCTCATGACCGGAGTTATCAACCTCGTCTTGCCTTATGCTGCTGTTaaggtaatctaaatatacaaaatgaaaGTGGCGGCGCCAAGTGCCCTGCACTTATTGTTTAGTATTACacgttatattttattagtaaagagaacaataattaattaattagaacacAGAATCGTCTGACGTGGTCACTTTGTAGTCGTGTAGTGTAGTCCGCTGGTCAGGCCGGGGTCGCGTTATACGCCAGACCGTCGACACCGGGTCTCCTGAACAGAAagtatgactgactgactgatctatcaacccacagctaaAACCACTGGATATACATCCAcggctggatataggtctcttgtagggactgagGCCACAAGTGATATACAagtaaattctttttttttttatattttgaatgaCTTTGAACAGCTTGGAATTGATGACACTATTTATTTTCCAGGGAGGTTGGCAGGCGGTGTGTGGATGCAGGATAGTCATGGGCCTCTTCCAAGGCATACTGTACCCCAGTCTTCACGGACTGCTGGGGCAGTGGGCGCCAGTGGAGGAGAGGAGTCGGATGGGAACTATTGTATATTCTGGTAAATTATTCTTCTTCATACCGTGTTTGTGGTATTTGACCTGGAAATGCTTATTATTTTAAGGTGTCAAAGTATACCTTGTTGCTCTGATAATAAAACAGATCTTGTCTGTGTGTGATGTctgatggctacgtcataatagctgtgcgttgatagatcagtcagtcagtcagtcagtcagttactttttccttttatttatttagattatttaaacgATAAAAAGGTTATGAGTGAGTTGCAaaacagctttgatagttcttaaactaagtacctataagtgattttgtaaagtggtggtAAAAAAAAACCCGACTGAGTTTTTGTAGGCTCTTGTCAGACCTgtttggaactctcgtagctttagtttgaagtttacgtaattaattatcaccactacagcattgtattgcaaattcagcaagtgGCCATCAGCAAATGTTAAATAGTacccaattttaataaatgatttgactttgactttgactaaacAGGTGCTCAGCTAGGAACGATCATAGAGATGATGATCGCCGGAGTGCTGTGCGACAGCAGCTGGGGCTGGCCGTCGGTGTACTACCTGGCCGGAGCCACGTGCCTGGCGTGGTCGGTGCTGTGGTTCGTGTGGGGCGCCTCCAACCCCAGCACCAGCCGCTGGATCTCCAAGGAGGAGATGAAGTACATCGAGAGCAGCGCTGGCTCGCATGACATCAACGAGCAAAAGGTCAGGATCTCAAGAGTTTACCatattgtggcggttgccacaatagaaactagatggcgctgttcaatcgataacatttcatgacgtagtcccgaacaaatgtaccgctgacagtactcgcactaacggagtcttctgcaatctggactatatatagaagtttcaagatacaaccgtcggcccagctggcgctaccgagcacaaccaaccgctcggtgggaggatctccctttggtacagTTGAGCCTGCACATCACTCCCGTACaataacatacatacaaaaatatatacgcacatctctggtggaagcCCTCAGCAACATGGGTGGTCTACTCGGCTTCGGAAGCTTGGATGGATGGAGTAAAGATTGGAGGGGCAATATACACGCACAATAGATGGAAACCTGCCCAGCGAGGGgagattcgctaactcagtgtagcattgaatgatagccaccgggCGCATTTCACATTggctggttctacattgctgcttcactcaACGatactaatataatttttcatagaaaaccttcaatggattaaacaTAAATGTCaatcaaatgagctcagtggctatcattaaGTGTTAGGCAATGAGTTAGCGAATGAGGAAGTAGAAAGAAGAAAGGAGATCTCTCTGGTGGAAAACCAGCCCTTGCGAAGGCAGTCAGCCTTGTGAAGTTTTTCCTTTACATTTGTTAACATGTACACATTTATTTGTTTGATAGAAAATGCCGACACCATGGAAAGGAATCTTGACTTCCCTGCCCTTCTGGTCCATCCTCCTGGCGCACAGCGGGCAGAGCCTTGGTTTCTGGACGCTGTTGACGGAGATGCCTTCTTACATGGACAAAGTTCTTGGAGTTGATATCAAGAGCGTAAGTTCTTCATATTTAaccttttgttttcttttagttGAAGGTCTAGTATTTTTTACCCAACTATTGTGTATGCAGAGGCAGTTGTAGGTGTTTGTTTGTCCATTAGCAATGATTGGCTTATTGGTTAGCTACCATTCTAATCATAAGATTTATTCCAGTCAAAGTTTGGTGCAACACATTTTCATTCAGAGATCCTTTTAATCTAAGCACGTTTTAGTTAGGTCAGTAATGCAGAGTATTACAAACCTTTCCAGAATGGTCTCCTGTCAGCATTGCCGTACGTGGCCATGTACATCCTCAGCTTCGTGTTCAGCTGGTGCGCGGAGCTCATCGTCAACAGGAACATCTGTTCCCTCGCCACCTGCAGGAAGATCTTCAATACCATTGGTATGACCATGCCCTTTTTCATCCTTTGCTTTCTCATCCTTTTATTTTTAGTCTTCTCGATGAGACCTCTATGAGTATAAAAGGTGAAAAAAGAAGGAAAGGAAGAAACCGATTGACCGACATACTAAGAAAtacagctaaaactactaggtctagaaacttgagattttgaacTGTTAAATGAAAGACTTGTAGAAATTGCAACAggaattaaaaataacttaatcCTCGCGGAAAAAGTCAAATCAGTTTTTAGTAAAATTCATTGCTAAATctgttgaaggaaaacatctcgaGAATTCTCTTTGCATAGTCACCTTGATATTATGCAGAACGCTTACCAACTTGCAGTAATTCTTGATAACTCATTTTTTTTCTAGCATTCTGGGGCCCTGCAGCGTCACTGCTCGCCCTGTCCTACATACCCGCTGGTCACTTGTCACTTGCGGTGGTGATGCTTACCCTCACGGTGGGGCTCAACGGTGCCCATTATGTCGGCTTCTTGGTAAGTCACAGATCTTTAATTGTTGTACACCTCTATCAGCCGCAGATTGCTTTTGAATTGAGTTATTTGCACTACATCAGTATTTATTTctggtaataataattgtagatcataaattatttttatttatttcataatttcACTTGTGACTTAAAGGTATTCAAGTTTTGATTATATTGtagctcatattattataattttaatcagTTGGTCTTTCTAATGCGTTCTACTTTTCTACCAGAAATATTTTCTTCTCTCAAACTTTCGTTTTACTGCTTTAAATATCTTTGGTGAAGAATACTTAGTATTCTACACCAAATATATTTATAGGCAAAGAGATCTTCTTATTTTTCCTGGACGTTTTGATATTTTCCGTCCGTTGTGTGGGTCTCATGTTTGGTGATTAATGACGTACGGGATTCGCGCAGCCGGTTTATACTTGTGAATTGCACGAATGCTCGTTGCGCATAGCTTACCTTTAGTCTGTGGTTTAGGCCAACCAAAAGTCCTCTGCTGAGTCAGTcctaattttatgttttttttacatgttataacaatttaattattcGTTTCAGATCTCCCACATCGACCTGTCTCCGAACTTCGCCAGCACGCTGATGGGCATCACGAATGGCTGCGGGAACATCTTCTCCATCCTGGCGCCGCTGAGTGTGTCCTTCGTCGTTACTGATGAGGTAATACCCAGTTTTAGTCTTCCAGTCTTCTATAGTTATGGCTCTGAAGTACGCGCAAAGGAATCGAAAAGTAAAGgaaccaaaaaaaaacaaattgccAGTTTGAATGCGACAGAacatatttaatataattttaatttatttaataaggaacacttacaatatacatattctaCATTTACCACATGGCATACTAACTATAACACACACTGTGTATATCGATTACAAGTGAACACAACATTTGTAATTATTGCACCAAGTAAACTTGCTATTGTGACATCAATCCACCATCAAGCAGTTGATTTTACTTACTCAACTTGTTTTGGGTAGAActgctaaaaaaattttttgttaaaaaataagctagtttgtcatgactaatatttcccttttcctctaagcgtaaagctataggtacgacaatagtgcaacgggtggtataggtacgacaatagtgcaacgggtgggatttgaaccgccgacctttctgatttcagtccactcctctaaccgttgagctattgagacttttaattattttttttatactccGTGGTTTGAACTGTAAGCTTTGTCAGTCAGACAGTTTCCCTTATCATTCGTAATAacatcattatttatttgtattaacatcaggtgacccgcctgcacgtttgctcgctatctctattttaaaaaaaagtagatttaagataactataatttCCAGACAAGTGCCGCAGACTGGCGGAAGGTGTTCTTCATCAGCATCGCGTTCTACTTCCTCACCAACCTGTTCTTCATCCTCTTCATGTCGGACAAGGTGCAGCCCTGGAACGAGCCCCGACACAACGCTACTGTCGGTAAGTCTATCACTAACCACTGAACCAGAGGGAACTAAGGGTTTAACTCTGAATCCgagaagccgttgcttgatacctaaaatatcaattcaccatcagaaattcccgaatcgcCACGGCTTAGTAGATccgtaccttgcagcatcaggattgatgAGTTGGGATCCGgagttcaatggtgtagtctatgcttggcaccaaaaataatattgcatcatccgcagttcctgaatcactatagtttaggagtgatgtaccctacatcatcagggttgaggagttgggacctagaatccaagcatgaagtcgttgtTTGGTACCTAGAATATTAAtacactatgaacacttcctgaatcttgataacttaggcgggcaataaccctgcagcatcaggattaaggagttggatccagaattttttatgggtcCACCACGGAAACATTTTCTGttgttgattaaaataatattttcaaatcgGTCcggaaacctcgaaaaaatcgatgtacttacatacttttgtaaaaaaaacgggccgaattgaaaaccatctcctttttggaagtcggttcaAATCAGCTCTGCATTATGATACCACACAATATGATAAGATAAAAAAAACCATCAGACTACCTAACTTTATCAAAagaaatacaattttaaatgCCAACACAGTCAAGAAGgcatcaaaaacaaaaaaaacacctaCTTACTAAGATATTTTATAACacagtttattattttacagagGACGGAGTGAAGAAATCCGAAAAAACCAAATCGACGAAGAAGgaaaagacgggagagcacaagttttgacgacctctgtATAATGTTTGGTTGAAACACTAGTCATGATTTCGCAAGCGATTTGCTGAAGTTTTGTGAtagatattaataatttatagaaaCTATCCAGTACGCTATCCGCGGAGAGAAGTtactatagcgctctctctgttgctcaaccccatacaaatgatagaggcaaaaatctcagtgggtgcTAACTATTTTGAGTCACTAATCAACCACAAATGAGACTATGATTTccaattgaatttcgaatgtattttgaaaacattttcaaattgaatttcgaatgatttttgaaaacatgtttgtgattggttaacgactcaaaatggttgatgacctccctggcgcaatttctggcaggggtttggaattttataatatctaaacttctggtctggtctagtggtaaaaaaaaaaaagctgtaccgccaagtgatttagcgttccggtacgatgccgcgtagaaaccaaaggggcatgggtttaattgaaaatgccatacctcttccaggttagcccgctcccatcgcAGACTGCAGACTTACCACcagccaccaggtgagattgcagtcaagggttaacttgtatctgaataaacaaAACGCTCACTGAGTTTTCTGTCTTTGTGATTTGTATGGGATGACGTAACGGAGACAAGCCTATagactaacttctctccgtggatacaAGTATAGAAAAGCCTTACGTACATGTGACACCAACGTATATTGCATGTAAAGCCTgactagtaaaataaaaacctggtcaagtgcgagtcagacttgcgcacggagggttccgtacccgggtatttttttcgacattttgctcgataaatcaaaatgcataaaaataaatacaaatctgttttagaatatacggtaaagccctttcatattccacttggtatagttaacttactttaaaaattgaaaatactaattattttgtgcattaacacattttaatttttttgtgttccacaaaatcacggttttcagattttttcctttacttgtgctaaaagacctaactacctgccaaatttcatgattctaggtcaacgggaagtaccctatagtttttcgtgatagacacgacagacagacaacgaagcgatcctataatggtccctttttccttttaagttacggaaccctaaaaatacctcgccatattgcAGAAAACCCGTagaacaaataatttattacaagaaTGTACTTATACCATAGAATTATCTGTGACTTATACTTCTTACTGACCATTATACCATACTAATGGCGCTCCCAGACcaagtttttatatttctggtcaggcaATACCGAATTATTAAAGTTTGACGACTTCCCTAAAGTTTTAGTTGAGTTGGTATGAAACACGCCGCGCTTCAGTTCTGCTGGTGTGCGTTGCGCGTTCGTTTTTAACAATTCAGCAACATTATTTCAAGACTGTAGGGGAACTTGAAAGATCCTACGCatcaaaactttttaattagcTTTTATGACTTACTACGTAGATATACCTATCTGTCTGCTTTTCTTTGGATAACTTTTCACtctcaagtacctacctacaaagttCTCGCGAAGATTATCTCGTTTCCTTTTACTTGAGCttttaatgcaaatataaaTTATGGTTGTATTCAAATTCTCaacacaattatattattatgtaggtaccgtATTACTTTACCTACCAACCAAAATTTTTTTCGCCTTCTACGAataagtattaggtacttaggtttATTGTTAGaaaaatgattatttaaatGACGAATGAAACAATCTAAGTAAGAATAGTAATGTTCcattaataacaataaatgtTAGCCATGGAATTCAGTTGCTACGAAAAAAATGGTATCACCTACGATTCAACAACGAACTCTGAAAAGAGTTTCCCGAATCACGTCGttacttatattttacagtgATGTTATACCTAGAACCTAGACCAGACACCAAGGTGGTATACTTATGACtttgtaaataaatgttttatttattattaaatgtattaagtaaattattgttaagtaggtaacgaatatttaagttttaactaGATTAAGAAGAGAAGTTTGATACGTAGGTACTAGCTTAATGTGTATTTGGATgaagttttaataataaaattaattcaataaattgataatgattattataatattttattgcaacCCGCTTATTACCGCCTAGAACTAAGATTTTaatagaaatgaaatgaaattgagATTTTTTGGAAGCCGCTGGGTCATTGTACGATTCTGTCAAAACGCCATCTGTGTACATACTGGTGAACAAAAAAGCGCTCAGAGCAGCCAAGTCTATCGTATAGGCCTCGCACACAAATTACAGTGCTTTGGAGTTCGTATAGCACAAACTAGATGGCACTATTACCAATTTGATATTAACTCCCTataaacacttcctgaatcgTGATGCAGGCGGGCGTCGGGCAGTAGCCCTGCAGCACTGCAGGCTGCAGCATTAGGAtcaaggagttggatccagaaatgtTTCTGGGACCaccaaaaaattataatttgcaaaaaggtccagaaacctcgaaataatcggtgtacatacataaaaaaacgggccaaattgagaaccacctcctttttagaagtcggttgaaaataattttatttgtttgacttttcacgactcaaccgcttgcattctggagacgGACTATAAGACTTTCATCTCAGAAAATCAGAAATTTCCCACTCGGAAACCCACGTGGACGCTagttgcggacatcagctagtttatatttttttgataattatAATGTCAAGGAcattatacagggttacaggaaaataggacacgatcccgttaaggggttatagtacaggacattagctatcaaacgacccctaaagtgcttatgcgaaagtgtatcgttttcgagttattcatttttttatttttttcttggtaaaagggtgtttgccactttaaaaattaataaaaaaaggaacaatgtatttcagcagatttttttttatttcttgctagtacatatccttgttaataataaacagttataaaactaaaaaaatcttcaagcattttaaaattacagcccaaaaactgtggctaattcctttgtacacaatctctaaactaaactaaaatatcacgtctaaatctattgctatccctttcataatgttgcttgcggaaaaggaaagcactagatttagacctgttaatttagtttagtttagagattgtgtactagagaatcggccccaatgtacaagttttcgatttttaaatttaattctttgaataacttgcaaattttctgtaaaaattactatggcacttatcctgcggattattttaaaaacatctacgtttcattagctatccattggtacaaaaaaattacaaaaaaaaatcataaaatcaaaaaaaaattacacaacaaagagaccaggtagaaaattctaacaaatgctattgccaaagaattaaatcagaatcaatgtaaaaacgagtttaatgcaaaatagttaaagattatttttaatgaggtcaaaaggtaacatCTAATTACCTCGGCCGAGGACGACCACgttggcgttgatgattctggggcatccaaaaagaagcagaccctagtaatataatttttttaattaaaaatattaccttgatggtaattttttcaataaattattttgggttaaattagttttgtacctacctacttaccaaaaatAAGAAGGGATACAAAACTTAGATTAATTATTCATCGTAGgtattacctacctaggtaagtagCTTAGTCGGATAACTTTAACTttctcttttttagggttccgtaccttaaaaggaaaaacggaacccttattggatcactttgttgtctgtcaagaaaccgacatggtagttcccgttgacctagattctagaatcatgtaatttggcagCTATGAGTAgttaggtctcatagcagacataaggggaaaaatctgaaaactgtgaatttgtggttcagtacatcacataaaaaaaattaaattgtggtcatgaactaataatcagtattttcaattttcgcagtaacataactatatcaagtggggtatcatatgaaagggcttcacttgtgcattcttaaacagatttttatttatttttacgaatcattgtttttgaattatcgtgcaaaatgaggaaaaaatacgactgtagtacggaaccctcgttacgcgagcctgactcgcacttcgccggttttgTTTTCAGAATTGAATCTTCAAGATCCCTCttttgaaataagtaggtacgtagctAGAAAAGATACACGTTCTagaaaaatcatttatttatcttCAAAGGGAATTGGTACCTTCGAAGTTGGAATGATCATGACACGGGTTCAAAGTTCACAGTAATTCAATACTGCTCTCAAAGACCTGTTTGAAGACTTcggaaattgaattgaatttccgAAATTCGCACAAAAAGATTTTCAAAGTTCATACAAGTTTGTTCAAAtagtgttaagtaggtaccagttTTTTCAGAAATTGCAAAATCCAACAAAACCGACGCATGAGGCAGAGGCTAGTTTAACATTAGTCGACTAGCGAGTAATTTAGTAACTAAATGTGTCTGAACAGCTAATATTTAGTGGACTTATTTAATCGAGTCGATCTAtttagttgtattttttcgggCGAGTAGAGCCTCCCACTTTTGCTACTCTTAGTAGCAAAATCGTCGTTTCCAATTCAATAAAAACTGATACcaaaagaaaataaacaaattcattcaAACAGATTCAAGTTTttgtaaaatcccgtgagaactctttaattttccggtataaaaagtatagtccgtaacaggtcgagatggcaatcgggaggggggggggggacgacacgccccgcacagcctcaGTGACGTGTACGTGTGTcgggcgtcccccccccccccccccccac
Proteins encoded in this region:
- the LOC117988896 gene encoding putative inorganic phosphate cotransporter isoform X2 — protein: MSVTILAMTKDNDYGYKVFDWSQSTRDMILSSFFWGYIVLQIPAGMFVGRFGGRLIILVSMLMTGVINLVLPYAAVKGGWQAVCGCRIVMGLFQGILYPSLHGLLGQWAPVEERSRMGTIVYSGAQLGTIIEMMIAGVLCDSSWGWPSVYYLAGATCLAWSVLWFVWGASNPSTSRWISKEEMKYIESSAGSHDINEQKKMPTPWKGILTSLPFWSILLAHSGQSLGFWTLLTEMPSYMDKVLGVDIKSNGLLSALPYVAMYILSFVFSWCAELIVNRNICSLATCRKIFNTIAFWGPAASLLALSYIPAGHLSLAVVMLTLTVGLNGAHYVGFLISHIDLSPNFASTLMGITNGCGNIFSILAPLSVSFVVTDETSAADWRKVFFISIAFYFLTNLFFILFMSDKVQPWNEPRHNATVEDGVKKSEKTKSTKKEKTGEHKF
- the LOC117988896 gene encoding putative inorganic phosphate cotransporter isoform X1, encoding MSAIEDVTAPKPDKLLGVRHLVALLLFLATVVSYATRVSMSVTILAMTKDNDYGYKVFDWSQSTRDMILSSFFWGYIVLQIPAGMFVGRFGGRLIILVSMLMTGVINLVLPYAAVKGGWQAVCGCRIVMGLFQGILYPSLHGLLGQWAPVEERSRMGTIVYSGAQLGTIIEMMIAGVLCDSSWGWPSVYYLAGATCLAWSVLWFVWGASNPSTSRWISKEEMKYIESSAGSHDINEQKKMPTPWKGILTSLPFWSILLAHSGQSLGFWTLLTEMPSYMDKVLGVDIKSNGLLSALPYVAMYILSFVFSWCAELIVNRNICSLATCRKIFNTIAFWGPAASLLALSYIPAGHLSLAVVMLTLTVGLNGAHYVGFLISHIDLSPNFASTLMGITNGCGNIFSILAPLSVSFVVTDETSAADWRKVFFISIAFYFLTNLFFILFMSDKVQPWNEPRHNATVEDGVKKSEKTKSTKKEKTGEHKF